The following are from one region of the Nitrospira defluvii genome:
- a CDS encoding IS110 family transposase, which translates to MSLTTLGIDIAKNVFHVHGRDAAGRPVFQKRFLRAALVKFMANLSRCPVGMEVCGGANYWSRTFQALSHEVRLISPQFVKPYVKSNKNDFNDAEAICEVVLRPTMRFVPPIPSHSKICKICIGSGDA; encoded by the coding sequence ATGAGCCTAACGACGCTGGGGATCGATATCGCCAAGAACGTCTTTCATGTGCATGGGCGTGATGCCGCTGGGAGACCCGTGTTCCAGAAGCGGTTCTTACGGGCCGCCTTGGTCAAGTTTATGGCCAACCTGTCTCGCTGCCCTGTGGGGATGGAAGTGTGCGGGGGCGCGAACTATTGGAGTCGCACGTTCCAGGCGTTGAGCCACGAGGTGCGTTTGATCAGCCCGCAATTTGTTAAACCGTACGTGAAGAGTAACAAGAATGACTTCAATGATGCCGAGGCGATTTGTGAAGTCGTTCTTCGCCCCACCATGCGCTTCGTGCCCCCAATACCGTCGCACAGCAAGATCTGCAAAATATGCATCGGGTCAGGCGACGCCTGA